In the genome of Populus trichocarpa isolate Nisqually-1 chromosome 10, P.trichocarpa_v4.1, whole genome shotgun sequence, the window GTGCCAATACAAAATGAAATTGTTTCTCTTATAGAAACAAGAAATATCGGTAAGCGGACTGACCAAAGAACTACATCAGTTTCTTCAAGTGATCGATTTTGCTTCACCCAAGTAGCCAATCCCTCACCAACACGTGGATTCTGATTAGGAAACTCGCCTCCAGGATACATTTCATCACGTGCATATGGCGTAACCCAAAGGTTATGTTTCAAGAAAGCAGCTCTTCTCAAGAATTTTGCCTCAGAACCAGCTAGCGGTAAACAGTTTGAACCAGGCATCAGCTTGTAACCTGTTAGCTGCCCGCTCCGGTTGACAGTTCTTGTGTTTCTGATCTGATTTTATGAAATGAGGAGCACAAACCAAAACAATCAAAGATGGGAATAAATAGTAAAAGATATGAACAAGTCCTCCCCAAAAAATAGACCAAGAAACAACAGTTTAAAAAAGACAGTAGCAAAAGATGACATCCTTTCAATTTATACAACTAGAACAGCTGCAAATTAACTAAACGTTAGTATGCATACCTTCCAGGAGACAAAAGTAACGAACATATTGTTCAGTCAAAGCAAATCCGACAAGAATTTGCATGTTTAAGCACAAAAAATTCATGCACAATCcaatttttcaaatgaaatgtgAAATTCCAAGACAAACATCATGGCAGTATGAGCACTAAAAGTTGTTTGACGTTGATACAGGATAACAAGTGAagcaaactaaatttttctcCCAATTTGcacccaaaaataataaaaaaaatcattatggaACATAAACCAAagcataattttattaaggatatAGCCTAGTAAGCAGAACGTCTGCTTCCCCAACAGTTatgttatttgaaaataaattgaattgtgCATGGGGGCATGCTAATCTCAAGACATTGCACCAATCCAATCAACCTTACTGTCCCGGGACCTGTTTAGGAGTGTGGTagaggttgtttttcaaagtgcttttcgcttagaaatgcatcaaaataatattttttattttttaaaatttatttttgacatcagcacaaacaaaaccaaaacgatccaaaaacacacaaaaataataatttgaagctaaaaacaatttcaaaagcacCGTTGGACTACAATGACAAACAAGGCCTCACTCTCTGCATATTGCCAAAATCAACCTTCACAGTGCACACTATGACCATATGACAAATATTACAATTTACCCAAAATGACAAGGAGTCACAATGGCGGCAGAAGTACTTACAATCCAATGGCGAGCAGATAATGGATTACAATCTCGCATTGCTTGTAACTCAGATCTGAGCAGTTCCTCTTCAGCATAGAATGCATTGTTATGGACATTATCCTTTCCTGGCTCTTCAATTTTAACATTCACCTCAACGACCTATAAGAAGTTAGATAAAGAAAGTAGACATCCCTTAGCGAGCATGAAAACATAACAGCAGTGGAGATTAATTTAGTCACTTGGAATACAACTCTGTAATGGgacagaagaagaaaacaaactcTATTTGaattagttaattttcttttactttgatATACTGTACTGCGACTTGGTCTTCAtcacacatttttttaatgatattagaTCATATAGCCTGGAGAGAGggaccaaaagaaaaaaggaagggacgtagaaaaaataaataaatcaagacaaGCCCAGATTCCGGTGGACAATTTCAGCAAATGCTAAGCATAAAGAGTTCGAGAAAccacaacaataacaaaatatcCAAAGATAGCCAATGTAAGAGACACCTGATATTCTGCCTACTGAAAAGAACCAGCATCCCTGTTAATAAATCAGGAAAGCTGCTTGAACATAAAACTCAAATATCAATATTCCAACTAATAACATGTGTCCATGAGCCATAAAATTGCCTAGAATTTACCCTGTAGCACCCGTGATTTTTCCCTCTCAAACTACTCAAATGAGGAAGTTACAAACAGACTCAATCTTGGAGAAGCCATCTAGCACATTCTATCTTGACCAACCAAACCTAAATTAACATTAAATCATGAAAGAATGACCAACAGCCTTCAAGAACGCTACCACTATAGAACATATTGATGAGTACTCAAACGACCTCCCAGAAAGAGCAACTTATGGGGACAGAGAAGAGCCAGAATTAACTAATCCTTCAAAATGTCAGAATGCAGTAGCTCTTATTCACAAAAGAAATAAGGATTTAATTGAtcataagaaatattaaaataagccTATCACAAAAATTGCAATATTACAGTGGATCAGAGACTTACCTGATTGAATGTTTCACCAGGTCTACAATCAACAGCCATATCCATACGTGCCACAAAAAAGTGTTGATGGACAGGTGCGTACAATCCCGGAGCAATTGTTGTTCCATATTTTCGAGTTTCTCCAGGTGGAAGTGCTCCTAAGCTAAGAATTCCAGTTAGTTTAACCTCGGCTTCAATTTTTCCATCCTGAAAGAAGGAATGACTACAGGCATTATGAATACATTAAGGAACTATCTTTTGACAGCCTCAAGGAAAAAACTCTAAAGAAGATAGCAGTAAACTGTAAAAGCACTGCAATATTCCTCACTTGAAAACAACCCCATTTTTCCATCAAGATGGTAGCTGAGCATCACAGCCACATTCAAAGAGCTTTGCATAACACATAAGATAAAACTACTATCAAGAAAAGACTGAACGATCAAGGATTTATGTAAAGCAAGCAGATTATACCACCAATTGACTGACTTGCCTGATAAAAGTGCCAGAAAAATCCATACTCATAATTAGCAACAGTGCACACAAAAGACACTGAAAGCCTTCTAGAACGTCGGACTTCTGCTAATCCTGTTCTCCAATCCTGATGCTTCCATAAGATCCCATGATCCTCTTCATGTAAACAAACACAGTTCTCAATCGTTTCAACACCTCCTGTGAAATTTGTAAAGTGTGCATCGAAGTACTTTATATAGCCTAAACAATCACAACCCTGCAACGTCCACTTTATTCAGTTATTGAGTAGCATAACATggattctaaaattttaaactgaTGGAAGAAAGTAAAAAGGGAGATGatagaagaaaataattctCACCTTCTTAAGAGAATGTGCATTTTTACCCAGTCCATCTTCTCCAGCATCAAATGCATTCTTCCTATAGTGTGGGTCATTAGGATCTCCATAAGGGACCACCATCTCAACAAAACTTAACCTGTGAGCCACAGGTCTCCGACCTCGACCATCATCAACATATGCAACAGAATAGATGACTAAGCCCTCCCTGGGTGTGAAACCAATACGAAAATTCCACTGCCAAGGAAAATGAGAGCAGAAAAGAATACTGATCAGTTGATTTGTAGCACTTGGAGAGTTAGTTATGTAGCTCTACAAACAGACAAGCACCTTCTGCCATTCGATGAAGTGTCCACTGACACGAAAACTTGGACCTTCAGGTTGAATGATCTGTAGAGGTTTAATATCACTTCTATCAACACCTCCTCGAGTTTCGCCTGAAGTATAATTTCTCAATGGATCAGCAGGCGGTAAGGGAATCAGTTTACGGTCTTCAAACTCAATCACGACCATATTTTGCATATCAACAAGAACATGGATTCCTTCAACCGGGCGGGCATAACCATTTTCCATAGGGCAATCACTCTCAGTTCTGCAAAAGATAAGAGGTTTAGCAAGCCTGCGGCTAGGAGCATCAGAATCACTGTGATATCCAGCAcacctggaaaaaaaattgggaacacccaaaatattataatgattGCAGGGGGATACACTGGAACATAATTTTACAGAGATAATTGATGTCAGTGCCAACAAAGAAACTAACCACGGGTCCACCATCACAAGATCCATGTCGTCAATACCCCTCTTTTTCATTGCCTCGCGAAATGGAGGGAAATCTTTCACCACAGCTTCGCATTCAGCATATTCCACAGCATCCTGTAATTTTGAAGCAAATGAAAAGGTAGAATCCATTATGTGTATTATTCTATTTAAGATCACAGCAAAAACTacctcagattttttttttccaggattCATACAAGTACCCCACTGCCGCATAGCGATTTCAACAGACCCAACTGGAACTTTCTTCCTATTCTGATTATGTTATAACCTTAACCTAACAGTTGATCATTTAATATGTAGCCCATACATGAAGAGTGGTCGTTAGAGACAGGAGCTATCAAAGATGCATtacaaaatctttttaaaaaggcCAGGCACTCCTGTAAAGTTCAAAATGTTTCACATAATTCACCCTGTTtccaacaaatttaaatttatgtcaTTATCACAGACAAGTGACAAAACTTAACCAAGTATAAAATTCTtgatgaaaatttcatttttttagcaCAGCAGCCAGAGCTAAAAAAGGGTACTTTACATACCATGGGAGGCTGAACATTCGGAACAACTTCAGATGAAATGACTTTGCCCCTGTGGTGGCCACCTCGAGTTGTTGCACGAACTTCTGCCAGTTCAACAATCCATATGCTTGTCTCATTTGACCTTTTGCTGTAAACAACAAGTCTTGCTCGTCTCGGAGGAAGTTTAGTGGGAATCACTGGTCCACCTTTCGTTCTGGGAAGTAATGAAGGCTGGAAAGGAGGAAAGAAATACGCATCTGCCAATGCAACCACGTGCTTGACAGGCTCCACCAAAACTACTTCCACAAATCGCATGCTATCCCTcacctgccaaaaaaaaaaaggagtgaaGTAAACAGTTAATAAATTCCTTTATGAAATCAAAGTTAGTATAAGTCATAAACTTAGTTTAATTAAAACCTCAGGGGTTGCTCCAGCTGCCCTAACAGTTGCCACTGCAACAGAAATCTCAGCAGCAGTTAGTGGTTCTAAAGGGTGGCAGGTTTGCGCCCTCGTCATTATCGTAATCCCTGTCCAAAAAAGATTAAAGATGAGAcgagaaaaaaatggaataatTTTCAGAATGCAAGTGTGTTGAGTTACCTTTAGTATTAGGATCAGGTGAGAGGGAGGAAACAGGACGGATCAGGGAAACCGAGGTGGGTGATCTCTTGGTGATGGGATCCTGGGAGGGATCGGTCCAGCTCTGCAAGACCccatctgctgctgctgcttttcCAGCAGCAGACGCAAAGGAAGTAGGCGTCGCCTTTTCCTGAGCTGTGGCCATTGTAAAGGGTTAGCAAGCTCACCGTAATAACTGTCACTGTAGTATTTCGCTGTCATACAGCAAAAAAATTCTACAACTAAAAATTGTGTagctctagctagctagcaaagGTAAGGTAGGATTCAATTAGTTGAGTGATTTGATTCTTCACCTAAACTTTCTCGACTTCTTGCTCAAgccctttccttctcttttttatacGATAccgagaaagaaagaagatggaTTGGTGCGAGTGAGACCgagttgagttgagttgagttgagtGAGAGAATAAAGAAGGATGAGGATTTTGCTTTAAGATTTAATTGCCTACAGTACCCCCACCCTACCTACCCCTTATTTTCCTAAATTTTACACTCTGACCCTGGTGCTGCTGCATTATTGAAAATCTTGCCGtgtccttttattattattattattatttatcatagtatttaaaaaaacaattaactgcACCACATCGGCAATAAAAGAATCTATGCATATTATTTGCAGCAGCtcgttttattaatttttagattttttaaaattattttttttaatgttttttaattttttaaatttactaagatttaaaatatttttttaaaaaatataattttaatacattttcaaataaaaaaatattttaaaaagtaacttttAATCTCAATCACtgtctaaaaaattttaaaaattttaaaattgctttttgtacttttatccagtctcatttttataattataatttttttaatttttttgttgagctGTTCCATTTTTATAATCTTTCACGTTTTTGGGATATTATCATGTGGTAGCTAGGCTCCAACCAGAAAACGGATTATTGTCGGTGAATTTGGTATGACATTTATGATTCCTCGCGTCAAAATTCAAATGTATAATAATTGAGTAATGGTCaaaattcaagatttcaaaCCTTGAGAGCCATTGTTTGCGGGATAAAACCTCAAGGCTGCGTGGCTAACAGGGACAATATCTTGCAGAAATTAAGGTTATGTTTGATATCATGTTTGGTAGacaaaattatatcaaaagttGAGATTTTTAACTTTCAACTTGTGAATTATAACTTATAATACatttaaaacaagttttttcaagtcatttttactaaatatatttataatttatttttatttgtaacttatttttatagtaaattatttataggaaataaattttgattatgaCTCGAAAtcaaaaaacataattcaaGAATAATGTCTAGCGGACTTTAAGTTAAGATCATCGCCCatttaggtattttttatatatttttgatatcgacgcatcaaaacgatccaaaattataaaaaaattaatttgaagcaaaaacaattttcaaaaacgttttttgaacacaaaaacaaacatactcttagagtgtgtttgtttttatggttgagatttgaaaaaaaaaaacataggcttagaaaaatcatttttagttATGGTTCATTTGATTTAAATAggtgtttagttaaaattatgattgaaaatattattaaaaaacatgttaaaactgtTTATTTAAAGTTGATGTTGTGACTTAAATTACCTAGAAGGACActaagttttttcttaatttgcttAGCAATTATAATACACTAGaataagaacaataaaataaaaagacactGATTTTGTATAAATTACCGTAGCATGTTACTTTTTGTTTACTTATGGTTAGACCATAAGTTTTAGATAGTGTTTGTTTACGTGGTAGCTTCCATGTTTAGATGCCTTTCacaattttgatgtgtttggtTAGCTACAAACCACACATTTTAATTGTTGGGACCCATAAAAACCCGTGTTCGAACCACAGGCTATGTAAAAGTCACTTAAGCTTGCTTTTGAGTGTGGGTGTAATTCAGAAAAcatggctttatttttttttctccaaaatagcCTTGTTTGGTCTTCTCCTCTCGTCGATCTTTCCCTACTCTCTTCATTGTGCTTCCCTCTCTCATTCCAACCTCACACAGACCGCACACCGTCCTCTTTTTTTGTAGCCAATTGGAGATTCCGGCCATCTTTGGGAATATTTGAGTCTGTTAACAGATCTGCTGCCTTCTTCTCTCATCGATCTTTCCCTGCTTTCTCCATTGTGCTTCCCTCTCTCATTCCAATCTCGATAAAGACCTCACACACTCACCTTGTTTTGTAGTCGATTCCCTGCTCGCGCCACTATTCTTCCCTATCTCATTCCAACCTCACACAGACCGCACCCAGTCACCTTTTTTTGTAGCTGATTGGAGATCCCAGCCATCTGCCAACAAATTTGTTGCCTTATTCAACTCTTTTCGCGGTGATGGTACTTCTTCATAACCCAGAAATGGATGAAGACACACTAACATTATTATGATTTTCAGAGTAATTTTcttgtgaatttattttaaaaactttatgtaACACCAGATCTGTTGCAATAACCAtacccttcttcttcctttcgtATAATTTGTCTCGTTCTGTTTGGATTCAGGAACCAATGAGCTGACATCCTTGTATCTTGGGAAGAATAACAAACTCCCGATCTATGTTGAGGCGTTCTATTTTCTGTTCGGAACCAAAGAGGGCTTGCAAATCTGTCTCCTGAAAAGCACATCAAACACCCAATCTCTGTTTCGGTTGATCCTACAAATCAAAgtcagtttttttgttttttctttagttacatgtttttaatttttagatggTTTCGGGAAAAATTATAGTCatgttcttatatattttttcatgcaCTGCCACTGGATATCGGGTGTATTAGTATTATCCAAGTTAAATGGTTTaaggtttagatttttttgtttataatataatGAATTGTGTGCTGCTTTTGTATGGGATCTTTCTAAAGCATTGCCACTATATATGTCGATATTAACATTATCTACGTTAAATTGTTTAcggttttgatgtttttttgtttgtaatattATGAATTGTGTGCTGCTTTTATGTGGGATCTTTCCAATGCACTGCCATTATATATGTCAATATGTGCATTATCTAAGTTAAATGGTTTaaggtttagatttttttgtaagtaatatTATGAATTGTGTGCTGTTGTTATGTGGGATCTATCAATAGCTTAGgaataaattaacttgattatGTGTTTTATGCTTTGGTTTGCTCAttctgtaactctttttttaaaaaaatttcatgctttcttttaattgttgtttgaaGAAACTTGGTTCAGTCCATGTCTATTACATCGCCTTTAGAAAATTAACCTATTAATTGTAtgttaga includes:
- the LOC7492380 gene encoding amine oxidase [copper-containing] zeta, peroxisomal isoform X2, whose amino-acid sequence is MTRAQTCHPLEPLTAAEISVAVATVRAAGATPEVRDSMRFVEVVLVEPVKHVVALADAYFFPPFQPSLLPRTKGGPVIPTKLPPRRARLVVYSKRSNETSIWIVELAEVRATTRGGHHRGKVISSEVVPNVQPPMDAVEYAECEAVVKDFPPFREAMKKRGIDDMDLVMVDPWCAGYHSDSDAPSRRLAKPLIFCRTESDCPMENGYARPVEGIHVLVDMQNMVVIEFEDRKLIPLPPADPLRNYTSGETRGGVDRSDIKPLQIIQPEGPSFRVSGHFIEWQKWNFRIGFTPREGLVIYSVAYVDDGRGRRPVAHRLSFVEMVVPYGDPNDPHYRKNAFDAGEDGLGKNAHSLKKGCDCLGYIKYFDAHFTNFTGGVETIENCVCLHEEDHGILWKHQDWRTGLAEVRRSRRLSVSFVCTVANYEYGFFWHFYQDGKIEAEVKLTGILSLGALPPGETRKYGTTIAPGLYAPVHQHFFVARMDMAVDCRPGETFNQVVEVNVKIEEPGKDNVHNNAFYAEEELLRSELQAMRDCNPLSARHWIIRNTRTVNRSGQLTGYKLMPGSNCLPLAGSEAKFLRRAAFLKHNLWVTPYARDEMYPGGEFPNQNPRVGEGLATWVKQNRSLEETDVVLWYVFGVTHIPRLEDWPVMPVERIGFMLMPYGFFNSSPAVDVPPSASDLDLKDNVVAAKPIQNGLLAKL
- the LOC7492380 gene encoding diamine oxidase [copper-containing] 1, peroxisomal isoform X1 yields the protein MATAQEKATPTSFASAAGKAAAADGVLQSWTDPSQDPITKRSPTSVSLIRPVSSLSPDPNTKGITIMTRAQTCHPLEPLTAAEISVAVATVRAAGATPEVRDSMRFVEVVLVEPVKHVVALADAYFFPPFQPSLLPRTKGGPVIPTKLPPRRARLVVYSKRSNETSIWIVELAEVRATTRGGHHRGKVISSEVVPNVQPPMDAVEYAECEAVVKDFPPFREAMKKRGIDDMDLVMVDPWCAGYHSDSDAPSRRLAKPLIFCRTESDCPMENGYARPVEGIHVLVDMQNMVVIEFEDRKLIPLPPADPLRNYTSGETRGGVDRSDIKPLQIIQPEGPSFRVSGHFIEWQKWNFRIGFTPREGLVIYSVAYVDDGRGRRPVAHRLSFVEMVVPYGDPNDPHYRKNAFDAGEDGLGKNAHSLKKGCDCLGYIKYFDAHFTNFTGGVETIENCVCLHEEDHGILWKHQDWRTGLAEVRRSRRLSVSFVCTVANYEYGFFWHFYQDGKIEAEVKLTGILSLGALPPGETRKYGTTIAPGLYAPVHQHFFVARMDMAVDCRPGETFNQVVEVNVKIEEPGKDNVHNNAFYAEEELLRSELQAMRDCNPLSARHWIIRNTRTVNRSGQLTGYKLMPGSNCLPLAGSEAKFLRRAAFLKHNLWVTPYARDEMYPGGEFPNQNPRVGEGLATWVKQNRSLEETDVVLWYVFGVTHIPRLEDWPVMPVERIGFMLMPYGFFNSSPAVDVPPSASDLDLKDNVVAAKPIQNGLLAKL